The Lentisphaerota bacterium genome includes a window with the following:
- a CDS encoding chromate transporter, which translates to MTIPEQPVPLSRIYRSFAWVGAVLFGGGYAMLPLLEREVVERRRWCTLAEMSELYALAQVIPGIIAVNTALLVGHRYRGATGAAVAALGIISAPVLVILAVASAFAWVSEWPLLARLFAGLRPAVAGLLLATALRMIGRGERWERGVAAGASLLLLTRASSPLGMILGTIAAGLLWHAWTVAQARKGTAR; encoded by the coding sequence ATGACGATACCTGAACAGCCGGTTCCGCTATCCCGCATTTACCGCAGCTTTGCGTGGGTCGGAGCGGTGTTGTTTGGCGGCGGCTACGCCATGCTGCCGCTGCTGGAACGCGAGGTCGTCGAGCGCAGGCGGTGGTGTACGCTCGCGGAGATGAGCGAGCTCTACGCGTTGGCGCAGGTCATTCCCGGAATCATCGCCGTCAACACGGCCCTGCTGGTGGGGCATCGCTATCGCGGCGCGACGGGCGCGGCGGTGGCGGCGCTGGGGATAATCAGTGCGCCGGTCCTGGTGATTCTAGCCGTGGCGTCGGCGTTTGCGTGGGTGTCTGAATGGCCGCTCCTGGCGCGGCTATTTGCCGGGCTCCGGCCGGCGGTGGCGGGTCTGCTGCTGGCCACGGCGCTGAGGATGATCGGACGCGGTGAACGCTGGGAACGGGGCGTGGCTGCGGGGGCGAGTCTCCTGCTGCTGACGCGGGCGTCGAGCCCGCTCGGAATGATCCTCGGCACGATCGCCGCCGGGCTGCTGTGGCATGCTTGGACCGTGGCGCAGGCGAGGAAAGGGACGGCGCGATGA
- a CDS encoding chromate transporter, with translation MSVLFQLMAVFFKIGFFTIGGGLAMLPLIRSEMLAHGWMSETEFLDILAVSEITPGPMAINTATFVGFRVGGVAGALVATLALVLPALLMVCLLGAVWRRTRNAPASVRVLALLRPVVAGLVLAAALGLVAACVLPVRIGAGGFDTRTVEWRALVVFAGVGGATWHYRINPLLGMAGGALAGFVLYSL, from the coding sequence ATGAGTGTCCTTTTCCAACTGATGGCGGTGTTTTTCAAGATCGGGTTCTTCACCATCGGGGGCGGTCTGGCCATGCTGCCGTTGATCCGGAGTGAGATGCTGGCGCACGGGTGGATGTCGGAAACAGAATTCCTCGACATTCTGGCCGTGTCGGAGATCACCCCCGGTCCGATGGCGATCAACACCGCGACGTTTGTCGGATTCCGCGTCGGTGGTGTTGCCGGGGCACTTGTGGCGACGCTGGCCCTCGTGTTGCCGGCACTGCTGATGGTGTGCCTGCTGGGGGCGGTGTGGCGGCGGACCCGTAACGCTCCCGCCAGCGTCCGCGTGCTGGCGCTGCTGCGTCCGGTGGTTGCCGGCCTTGTGCTGGCCGCCGCGCTGGGGCTTGTCGCCGCCTGCGTCCTGCCCGTGAGGATCGGAGCGGGGGGCTTTGACACACGCACGGTGGAGTGGCGCGCACTGGTGGTGTTTGCCGGTGTGGGGGGTGCGACGTGGCACTACCGGATCAATCCGCTTCTCGGCATGGCTGGCGGCGCGCTCGCCGGATTCGTGCTGTATAGCCTCTGA
- a CDS encoding alpha-galactosidase, with amino-acid sequence MSTTCMTELMAGTVYARCDNRFWLVRLCGMLLGRQGDESDQGFAQGVALLKVDGKPFEAGQLVLDTVKESPAAVRCDWRVGQTGLRLTTAWQGDPATGVVSRRDTLCNTGDRPVVLSRCLARFALSSVRYACYTQASSWCRENQGAWQPLHAGLRLSHMSGRTTEGFTPYLGLRNMEGAQGMACHVLPRGNWTIRVVPNVPYTVVELGLSDENLNRSLTPGESFALPEILFQPLPEGEPHLAAPALHRYLVAGRLRDAKPEAPVVYNSWFDQHEVLEVPRLRRQLAAAKKAECEVFVVDAGWYGAGEGGWSEQTGDWREKRKAAFRGRMGTFADEVRAAGLGFGLWMEPEKYGPRAPLRSEHPEWFIPVGASARLDLTLPAARAWLRGEIGRLVETYRLAWMKVDFNFKLDPDASGSELADYTAAWHGLLDEVRAAYPDTFFEGCSSGAMRGDLETLCHFDGHFLSDTSNPTDMLRILQGGWLRLPPGRITIWCVLRSASHIVPGWGTNVQNAPPVTLVPCGAGWWDMEKAELDLALVDGMASMMGLGGDLAGLAPGQLKRVAEAVAFYKPWRSFIARSAGHLLTPPASIQQRDGWVGFQLQSPGEEASLVFVYRLGNAGAPPSLCPVGLDATRHYAVEIGFGGEKKTVSIDGASLLRDGLSAPPFRIVHRRASVFVIRPERLAAKGRRAGRSGSGVPRAG; translated from the coding sequence ATGAGTACGACATGCATGACGGAGTTGATGGCCGGTACCGTTTACGCCCGTTGTGACAACCGGTTCTGGCTGGTGCGTCTCTGCGGGATGCTGCTGGGTCGGCAGGGTGATGAGAGCGACCAGGGGTTCGCGCAAGGCGTGGCGCTGCTGAAGGTGGACGGGAAGCCTTTTGAGGCCGGGCAACTCGTGCTCGACACGGTTAAGGAGTCGCCCGCCGCCGTGCGCTGCGACTGGAGGGTAGGCCAGACGGGGCTCCGCCTGACGACGGCCTGGCAGGGCGATCCTGCAACCGGGGTGGTCAGCCGGCGGGATACCCTGTGCAACACCGGGGACAGGCCGGTGGTGCTGTCGCGCTGCCTGGCGCGGTTTGCGCTGTCATCGGTCCGCTACGCGTGCTACACCCAGGCCAGTAGTTGGTGCCGCGAGAACCAGGGCGCGTGGCAACCGCTGCATGCCGGCCTGCGCCTGAGCCATATGTCCGGGCGCACCACGGAGGGATTCACCCCCTATCTGGGCCTTCGCAACATGGAGGGGGCGCAGGGGATGGCCTGCCATGTCCTGCCCCGCGGAAATTGGACCATCCGGGTGGTCCCCAACGTGCCCTACACGGTGGTTGAACTGGGGCTCTCCGACGAGAACCTGAACCGGTCGCTGACCCCCGGCGAGTCCTTTGCGTTGCCGGAGATCCTCTTCCAGCCTCTGCCTGAGGGCGAGCCGCATCTGGCCGCGCCGGCGCTGCACCGGTATCTGGTGGCGGGCCGGCTGCGCGATGCGAAACCGGAAGCGCCGGTGGTCTATAACTCGTGGTTCGATCAGCACGAGGTTCTGGAGGTGCCGCGCCTGCGTCGGCAGCTCGCCGCCGCGAAGAAGGCGGAGTGCGAGGTGTTTGTGGTCGATGCCGGTTGGTATGGCGCGGGCGAGGGCGGATGGAGCGAGCAGACGGGTGACTGGCGCGAGAAGCGCAAAGCCGCCTTTCGCGGTCGGATGGGCACGTTCGCCGACGAGGTGCGTGCCGCGGGGCTCGGTTTTGGACTTTGGATGGAACCTGAGAAGTATGGGCCACGGGCGCCGCTTCGCAGCGAGCATCCGGAGTGGTTTATTCCGGTCGGTGCTTCGGCGCGTCTGGATTTGACGTTGCCGGCGGCCCGCGCCTGGTTGCGCGGCGAGATCGGGCGGTTGGTGGAAACGTATCGTCTGGCCTGGATGAAGGTGGACTTCAATTTCAAGCTCGATCCCGACGCCTCGGGCTCGGAACTGGCCGACTACACGGCCGCCTGGCACGGCCTGCTCGACGAGGTGCGTGCGGCCTATCCCGACACCTTCTTCGAGGGGTGTTCCAGCGGCGCCATGCGCGGCGACTTGGAAACCCTGTGTCATTTTGACGGCCACTTCCTGAGCGACACCTCCAACCCGACCGATATGCTGAGGATTCTGCAGGGCGGGTGGCTGAGGCTGCCGCCCGGCCGGATTACGATCTGGTGTGTGCTCCGATCGGCCTCGCACATCGTGCCGGGGTGGGGCACCAATGTGCAGAACGCGCCGCCTGTCACCCTGGTGCCCTGCGGTGCGGGTTGGTGGGATATGGAAAAAGCGGAGCTGGATCTTGCCCTGGTGGATGGGATGGCGAGCATGATGGGGCTCGGCGGCGACCTGGCGGGACTCGCGCCGGGGCAGTTGAAGCGGGTTGCCGAAGCGGTTGCGTTCTACAAGCCGTGGCGGTCTTTCATTGCCCGGTCCGCCGGCCACCTGCTGACGCCGCCAGCGTCGATCCAACAGCGCGATGGCTGGGTTGGGTTCCAACTCCAGAGTCCCGGAGAGGAGGCCAGTCTGGTGTTTGTCTACCGGCTTGGAAATGCCGGTGCGCCCCCGTCGCTATGCCCGGTTGGGCTCGACGCCACGAGGCATTATGCGGTCGAGATCGGATTTGGCGGCGAGAAGAAGACCGTGTCCATCGATGGCGCGAGCCTCCTGCGTGATGGCCTCTCCGCGCCGCCGTTCAGGATCGTGCATCGGCGCGCCTCGGTTTTTGTGATCCGGCCGGAGCGTCTCGCGGCGAAGGGCAGGCGCGCCGGGCGGAGCGGGAGCGGTGTTCCGCGCGCCGGGTAG
- a CDS encoding glycosyltransferase family 2 protein, which produces MIIRTGAESAPSAATHSTGLSMRYSVITLTYNQIAVTRRCLTALVRDTVSDAPWELLVVDNGSSDDTPRWVADELYPLGAARGVPVRLLSNAENVGCSTARNQGIAAATGDFLVFNDNDVTPRTRAWLPRLREAIEIAPDVGLVGPKLVYPTPGVAIQCAGVGISRRGHVCFRGRGEPNGAPAWAAAAEVQCLISACLMVRADLLNLHGGFDPVFHPVQFEDFDLCYRFREAGWRAVYTPAAEMYHFESTTTQGSSARNNAATVARNGLAFQKRWRHRFEAEDGPPEAACRWLRLPPLPPLEAIPDPLPLV; this is translated from the coding sequence TTGATCATCCGGACGGGGGCCGAAAGCGCCCCCTCCGCCGCGACACACAGCACGGGCTTGAGCATGCGCTACTCCGTCATCACACTCACCTACAACCAAATCGCCGTCACGCGACGGTGTCTGACGGCGCTTGTGCGCGACACCGTCAGTGACGCGCCGTGGGAACTGCTGGTGGTGGACAACGGATCATCGGACGACACACCGCGCTGGGTTGCGGACGAATTATATCCCCTCGGCGCGGCGCGCGGGGTCCCTGTGCGCCTGCTCAGCAACGCGGAAAACGTCGGCTGCTCGACCGCCCGCAACCAGGGAATTGCGGCGGCGACGGGGGACTTTCTGGTGTTTAACGACAACGACGTCACGCCGCGCACCCGCGCCTGGCTGCCCCGCCTGCGCGAGGCGATTGAGATCGCACCGGATGTCGGGCTGGTCGGGCCGAAGCTGGTCTATCCCACGCCCGGGGTCGCGATTCAGTGCGCCGGGGTCGGCATCTCCCGCCGCGGCCACGTCTGTTTTCGCGGTCGCGGCGAGCCCAATGGCGCACCCGCCTGGGCCGCTGCCGCCGAGGTGCAGTGCCTGATCAGCGCCTGCCTGATGGTCCGAGCCGATCTCCTGAATCTCCACGGCGGATTCGATCCGGTCTTCCACCCGGTCCAGTTTGAGGATTTCGATCTCTGCTACCGCTTTCGCGAGGCGGGCTGGCGAGCGGTCTACACACCCGCCGCAGAGATGTATCATTTCGAAAGCACGACCACCCAGGGATCGTCAGCCCGGAACAACGCCGCCACGGTGGCCCGCAACGGGCTCGCCTTCCAGAAACGCTGGCGGCATCGGTTTGAAGCCGAGGACGGGCCCCCGGAAGCCGCCTGTCGCTGGCTCCGCCTGCCGCCCCTGCCGCCGCTGGAGGCCATCCCCGATCCCCTGCCGCTGGTGTGA
- a CDS encoding alpha-ketoacid dehydrogenase subunit beta: MLMKTFTLAIRETLAAEMRRDPSVMLMGEDIGAYGGAFGVTQGLLAEFGPGRVRDTPISEQALVGAAIGAAAAGLRPVVEIMFMDFITLAVDQLANLAAKLHYIYQIPCPLVVRAPTGGGRGYGATHSQTLERLFTGIPGLRIAAPADAADASGLLQTALRGANPVLFLEHKLLYPLRWKIGGNLPPPVPFGRARITHSGDRVTLIAWSYMAHLCLAAAHQLAAAGITAEVVDLRTLAPLDTETLVTAARKTGRVLIVEEGPVTGGFGAEIATRIFEAAYDSLDAPIRRLAGPNCPIPASKVLESACIPDIAAIAAAARDLAESAN; encoded by the coding sequence ATTCTTATGAAAACCTTCACCCTGGCCATCCGTGAAACCCTGGCCGCCGAGATGCGGCGCGATCCATCCGTCATGCTGATGGGAGAGGACATCGGCGCCTATGGCGGCGCGTTCGGCGTGACCCAGGGGTTGCTCGCCGAATTCGGCCCCGGCCGCGTCCGCGACACCCCCATCTCCGAACAGGCGCTGGTCGGCGCCGCCATCGGCGCCGCCGCCGCCGGACTCCGTCCCGTGGTCGAGATCATGTTCATGGACTTCATCACGCTGGCGGTGGACCAGCTTGCGAATCTCGCGGCCAAGCTGCACTATATCTACCAGATCCCCTGCCCCCTCGTCGTGCGCGCCCCAACCGGCGGCGGCCGCGGCTATGGCGCCACCCACTCGCAGACGCTCGAGCGGCTGTTCACCGGAATTCCGGGCCTGCGCATCGCCGCGCCGGCCGACGCCGCCGACGCTTCGGGGCTGCTGCAGACGGCGCTGCGCGGCGCAAACCCGGTCCTCTTTCTGGAGCACAAGCTGCTCTACCCGCTCCGATGGAAAATCGGCGGGAACCTGCCGCCGCCCGTCCCGTTCGGCCGCGCGCGCATCACGCACTCGGGCGACCGCGTCACCCTCATCGCCTGGTCCTACATGGCCCACCTCTGCCTGGCAGCCGCACACCAGTTGGCCGCTGCGGGGATTACCGCCGAGGTGGTGGATCTGCGCACCCTCGCCCCGCTCGACACCGAGACCTTGGTGACGGCGGCACGGAAGACCGGCCGCGTGCTGATCGTCGAGGAGGGCCCGGTCACCGGCGGCTTCGGCGCCGAAATCGCCACCCGCATTTTCGAGGCGGCCTACGATTCGCTCGACGCTCCAATCCGGCGTCTCGCCGGCCCCAACTGCCCCATCCCTGCATCCAAAGTCCTGGAGTCCGCCTGCATCCCCGATATAGCCGCCATTGCGGCGGCGGCACGGGACCTTGCGGAATCGGCGAATTGA
- a CDS encoding thiamine pyrophosphate-dependent dehydrogenase E1 component subunit alpha, which produces MDDWASYERMVLIRCFEEAVERLFSEGRIMGTAHVCIGQEAVAVGVAAALRPGDALTSTHRGHGHFIAVGGDPGRMMAEMFGKATGYSRGRGGSQMMADTALGFYGSNGITAGSMAFACGLALEAQHRRTGRAVVCIIGDGAANEGLFHESLNLAALWRLPLVVICENNRYAMSTPVAAGLANTRLAERGAAYGIPGCAVDGNVVADVRAAVETALARARAGSGPSLVECETYRLSGHSKGDPRAYRSPAEEADAWQREPIRHLEAHLRAAGNTDPARFAACRTRAEQAIAVAIRFAEASPAPDPATVTEGVFASD; this is translated from the coding sequence ATGGATGATTGGGCAAGTTATGAACGCATGGTGTTGATCCGCTGTTTTGAAGAGGCGGTGGAGCGTTTGTTTTCGGAGGGGCGCATCATGGGCACGGCCCATGTCTGCATCGGCCAGGAGGCGGTCGCGGTGGGTGTCGCAGCCGCCCTGAGGCCGGGGGATGCGCTCACCAGCACGCACCGCGGCCACGGGCATTTCATCGCCGTCGGCGGTGATCCCGGACGAATGATGGCCGAAATGTTCGGTAAGGCGACTGGCTATTCGCGCGGTCGCGGCGGAAGCCAGATGATGGCCGACACCGCGCTCGGCTTCTACGGGTCCAACGGAATCACCGCCGGCAGCATGGCCTTCGCCTGCGGCCTCGCGCTCGAAGCCCAGCACCGCCGCACCGGCCGCGCCGTGGTCTGCATCATCGGCGATGGCGCCGCCAATGAGGGGCTGTTCCACGAATCGCTCAATCTGGCCGCGCTCTGGCGCCTCCCGCTCGTCGTGATCTGCGAGAACAACCGCTACGCCATGTCCACACCCGTCGCCGCCGGCCTCGCCAACACGCGCCTGGCCGAACGGGGCGCCGCCTACGGCATACCCGGTTGCGCCGTCGACGGCAACGTCGTGGCCGATGTCCGCGCGGCCGTTGAAACCGCCCTGGCGCGCGCCCGGGCCGGCTCGGGGCCCTCGCTGGTTGAATGCGAGACCTACCGCCTTTCGGGACATTCCAAGGGGGATCCCCGCGCCTATCGCTCCCCGGCCGAGGAGGCCGACGCCTGGCAGCGCGAGCCGATCCGCCACCTAGAGGCGCACCTGCGCGCAGCCGGCAACACCGACCCGGCGCGCTTCGCCGCCTGCCGCACCCGCGCCGAACAGGCCATCGCCGTTGCCATTCGCTTCGCCGAGGCGAGTCCCGCCCCCGACCCCGCCACCGTCACCGAAGGCGTCTTCGCGTCGGACTGA
- the argS gene encoding arginine--tRNA ligase yields the protein MITDLACNRCEAVLADWLGQAFAAAFGAEAAGVTIRVQPTVDAQFGDFQCNDAMPLAKRLKQSPRVIAEAVIRALPLPECIEKVGVAGPGFINLTVHPAWLAGEVTRLLAAPRCGIPSVGTGQTIIIDYSSPNVAKPMHIGHIRSTVIGNALDRMFRALGYTVIADNHLGDWGTQFGILIMGYRTFLDPARLEQSPIEELERVYVASYNRTKEDPAWIDTCRAELVKLQQGDAANLEIWRRFISLSMSEFERIYARLGVTFDLCRGESFYNNRLGETVALLHTRGLSCESEGAVVVRLEDEGMPVCIVRKSDGGFNYATTDIATVRSRVEEFDPSRIIYVTDERQQLHFKQFFAVCRKLGCTTDLEHVWFGLMRLPEGTFSTRQGNVIRLDALLDEAERRARAILDASESAMSEAEKRELAAVIGIGAVKYADLSHDPQNMIVFTWEKALALEGNSGPYLQYAHARICSLLDKYADQVPGREPRANALILGDAIEKALALQLMQFPAAVVRAANAYKPSILADYLFALSQTYSSFYQRSPVLKAAAEVRDSRVCLCARVADVLREGLGLLGIGTPRRI from the coding sequence ATGATCACGGATCTTGCGTGTAATCGGTGCGAGGCGGTCCTGGCGGACTGGCTGGGACAGGCGTTCGCCGCCGCATTCGGGGCAGAGGCGGCGGGGGTGACGATCCGTGTGCAGCCGACCGTCGACGCCCAGTTCGGCGATTTTCAATGCAACGACGCGATGCCTCTGGCCAAACGGCTCAAGCAGTCGCCGCGCGTGATCGCCGAGGCGGTTATTCGGGCGTTGCCGCTTCCCGAGTGCATCGAAAAGGTCGGGGTGGCGGGCCCGGGATTCATCAACCTCACCGTCCATCCCGCCTGGCTGGCTGGTGAAGTGACGAGGCTTCTGGCCGCGCCGCGCTGCGGCATCCCGTCCGTCGGCACCGGCCAGACGATCATTATCGACTACTCCAGCCCCAATGTCGCCAAGCCGATGCACATCGGCCACATCCGTTCCACGGTGATCGGCAACGCCCTGGACCGGATGTTCCGCGCGCTGGGCTACACCGTCATCGCCGATAACCATCTCGGCGACTGGGGGACGCAATTTGGCATCCTCATCATGGGCTACCGCACGTTCCTCGATCCCGCCCGCCTGGAGCAGTCGCCCATCGAGGAGCTGGAGCGGGTCTATGTCGCCAGCTACAACCGGACGAAAGAGGATCCCGCCTGGATCGACACGTGCCGCGCCGAGCTGGTGAAGTTGCAGCAGGGAGATGCGGCGAACCTCGAGATCTGGAGGCGATTCATCAGCCTCAGCATGAGCGAATTCGAACGGATCTACGCCCGCCTCGGCGTCACCTTCGACCTGTGCAGGGGCGAGAGCTTCTATAACAACCGCCTGGGGGAGACCGTTGCGTTGTTGCACACGCGGGGGCTGTCGTGCGAGAGCGAGGGCGCGGTGGTCGTCCGGCTGGAGGACGAGGGGATGCCTGTCTGCATCGTTCGCAAGAGCGACGGGGGCTTCAACTACGCAACGACCGACATCGCCACCGTGCGCAGCCGCGTGGAGGAGTTTGACCCCAGCCGCATCATCTATGTCACCGACGAGCGGCAACAGTTGCACTTCAAGCAGTTTTTCGCCGTCTGTCGTAAACTCGGCTGCACGACCGATCTGGAGCACGTCTGGTTCGGTCTGATGCGGCTGCCGGAGGGGACGTTCTCGACGCGCCAGGGCAACGTGATCCGGCTCGACGCCCTGCTGGACGAGGCCGAGCGGCGCGCCCGCGCGATCCTCGACGCCTCGGAGTCGGCGATGTCCGAAGCGGAGAAGCGCGAGCTGGCGGCGGTGATTGGCATCGGCGCCGTCAAATACGCCGACCTGAGCCACGATCCCCAGAACATGATCGTCTTCACCTGGGAGAAGGCACTGGCGCTGGAGGGGAACTCCGGGCCGTACCTGCAATACGCCCATGCGCGCATTTGCAGCCTGCTCGACAAATATGCCGACCAGGTTCCCGGCCGCGAGCCGCGCGCCAACGCCCTGATCCTGGGCGACGCCATCGAAAAGGCGCTGGCGCTGCAACTGATGCAGTTTCCGGCCGCTGTCGTTCGCGCCGCCAATGCCTACAAGCCGAGTATTCTGGCCGACTATTTGTTCGCCCTGTCGCAGACCTATAGCAGTTTTTATCAGCGCTCGCCCGTGCTCAAGGCCGCTGCGGAGGTGCGCGACAGCCGCGTCTGCCTCTGCGCGCGCGTGGCCGACGTGTTGCGCGAAGGGCTGGGGTTGCTCGGCATCGGCACGCCGCGAAGGATTT